The genomic window GTAGAAGGAACTTATGAGAAGCTTTATAGCTACCATCATCTTATTAATGGTTTTGCAGTACACATGTCACCCTTACAGGTATTTAGCATTTTTAtatcttttcttctttcctGGTTTAAGATTATTATCTTGGCTGAACACAGCAATCTTTCACTGTGTTAGGCTGAATTCCTAAGGAAAGCCCCAGGAGTAAAGCATGTGGAGAGAGATATGAAGATACAGAAATTGACGACACACACTCCACAATTTCTTGGATTGCCAACAGGGGTATGGCCAACGGGTGGTGGCTTCGATAGAGCTGGTGAAGATGTTGTGATTGGCTTTGTGGATTCAGGAATTTACCCCCAACATCCAAGCTTCTCTGCCCACAAAACTGATCCTTTTGGGCCTGTTCCTCATTACAAGGGGAAATGTGAGATGGATCCAGTAACAAGAAGAAGCTTTTGTAATGGGAAGATAGTTGGTGCCCAGCATTTTGCAAAAGCTGCAATTGCTGCTGGAGCGTTTAATCCTGATGTCGATTTTGCATCTCCATTAGATGGCGATGGCCATGGAAGGTCATGctcctaattaatatatgttcTGTTCTAGTTTCTTATACCAAGAAAAATGCCATACATGAAAATTGTTCTGTCCAAAGAATTAGCTATTCTGGTTGTGTTTCatcttgagaagaatggcacgACTTATCTAGTTATCTGATACAAAGATGCTTTCCCTTAAACAGTCATACAGCAGCAATTGCTGCTGGAAATAATGGGATTCCAGTACGAATGCATGGTCACGAATTTGGCAAAGCAAGTGGTATGGCTCCACGTGCTAGGTAAGTTTCCATTTCTTCAGCATTTTCTAATTTCAAGATCTCATTGAACAACTAAGAATAATGCACAAAAATCACCTCAATGAATGTGAGCCTTGTGCTAGTGGAATTCACTTCCTTCTATCTTGCCGTTATTGTTAATCAATATCTATTATTCCCCTTTGCTTTTGCTCTCCTTCCGGATTGTGATTTTCCTGAGTTTGTGATTGACAGGATAGCCGTGTACAAAGTCCTTTACAGGCTTTTTGGTGGTTATGTATCTGATGTTGTTGCAGCCATTGATCAGGTATAACATATGAGTTATTTATCTGAATTTCTTTCCACTGTAATGCAGGTGCTGCCATGTTAGTACTTAGTACCTGACAATAGTGACTCAAAACAATTATTTCTGGAATCTGCCATAGTAGTTGTTTTCTTCATAGACTATTGCAGAAATGAGTGAAACAACATCTGCCAGTTATGTAATGCATGTCACTATCACAAGCCTTCAATATGTAGGAACTAATGCATGGATGGCAATCTGCATTTTGCAGGCTGTGCAGGATGGTGTTGACATTCTCAACCTTTCTGTTGGCCCAAATAGCCCGCCAACTGCTACGCGGACTACATTTTTGAATCCTTTTGATGCTGCACTTCTTTCCGCTGTGAAAGCTGGGGTGTTTGTTGCCCAAGCAGCAGGAAATGGAGGACCATTTCCGAAAACACTGGTATCATTCAGCCCATGGATAACCACTGTTGCTGCTGGAGTTGATGACCGCAGATACAAAAATCATTTGGTGCTAGGAAATGGGAAACTTCTTCCTGGACTTGGTGTATCACGTAAGTTCTGTTTATTCATGTATTTTAGCTCAAATTTTGGTTTTCTATTACTACATGTATGGTATATGCATTCATGGGCAACAAAAATTGTACAAAATGAATTAAAATGACCTAAGCTAAGTGGCCTACCTTTTAacttcgccccccccccccaaaataaataaataaataaaaatcactCAATGTTGTTGTCTGcgcttagggtgtgttcggaacCCTTGGTTCCCAACACTAAGtgcccgcacggaaaacggagcagcgattagcgggtgattaattaagtatttactatttttttttcaaaaatggattaatttgattttttttaagcaactttcgtatagaaacattttgcaaaaaagcaccgtttagcagtttgaaaagcgtgcacgcggaaaacgagggagatgggttgggaagaggggctgccgaacacagccttagagaaGTATGAATGATAGGGCAGCATCAGCTgcacttgattttttttgttatgtagGGTGTAGGACTGTAGGTAGATCTTTATACgaaattgtgtttttttatctTATTGTGAAAATACTTTGTGTGAAAGAGACAATCCTCTGTTTTTCTTCCTTTGTAATTCCACTGTCATATGTTACTGCATCCCATAGCAAATATGTTACTAGATTGCAATCATGTCAACAAATGCAGGCAATCTGACAGTTACATAGAAATTTCTACTTGTGGTTAATTTACAGTTTTCTCATTTGGCTACAGCTGCAACCCATGAGAATAAATCATTCAGCCTGATTTCTGCGGCTGATGCTCTGCTGGGTTCATCTGCCACCAAGTACAGTGCATTAGATTGCCAAAGGCCAGAACTCTTGAATAAGAGGAAAATTCAGGGCAAAATTCTTTTGTGTGGATATTCTTTCAACTATATTTCTGGGACAGCTTCTATCAAGAAAGTGTCAGAGACTGCTAGGAGTCTTGGTGCAGCTGGTTTTATTGTTGCTGTGGAGAATAGTTACCCAGGAACAAAATTTGATCCTGTACCTGTCAGCATGCCTGGTATTCTCATCACAGATGTC from Oryza glaberrima chromosome 6, OglaRS2, whole genome shotgun sequence includes these protein-coding regions:
- the LOC127776244 gene encoding subtilisin-like protease SBT2.6, producing MKALELACLLLIIVPQVVLGTHDVYIVTMEGEPVVSYRGGVEGFPATAIDLDEDMDITSEAVTSYSLHLRRYHDKLLDSLLVEGTYEKLYSYHHLINGFAVHMSPLQAEFLRKAPGVKHVERDMKIQKLTTHTPQFLGLPTGVWPTGGGFDRAGEDVVIGFVDSGIYPQHPSFSAHKTDPFGPVPHYKGKCEMDPVTRRSFCNGKIVGAQHFAKAAIAAGAFNPDVDFASPLDGDGHGSHTAAIAAGNNGIPVRMHGHEFGKASGMAPRARIAVYKVLYRLFGGYVSDVVAAIDQAVQDGVDILNLSVGPNSPPTATRTTFLNPFDAALLSAVKAGVFVAQAAGNGGPFPKTLVSFSPWITTVAAGVDDRRYKNHLVLGNGKLLPGLGVSPATHENKSFSLISAADALLGSSATKYSALDCQRPELLNKRKIQGKILLCGYSFNYISGTASIKKVSETARSLGAAGFIVAVENSYPGTKFDPVPVSMPGILITDVSRTKDLIDYYNSSTIRDWAGRATTFQATAAIADGLAPTLYNSAPQVALFSSRGPDVKDFSFQDADVLKPDILAPGNLIWAAWAPNGTDEANYAGEGFAMVSGTSMAAPHIAGIAALIKQKNPKWSPSAIKSALMTTSNTLDKGSHPLRAQQYSTSEIMTLTRATPFDYGSGAVNPKAALDPGLVLDATHQDYITFLCSIPDVEHSEVSNITGSTCSSSSKVQQRPYDLNIPSITISQLRGTQTVKRTVTSVAAEAETYTIMTRMSPEIALEVSPPALTVLPGASREITATLTARSVTGTYSFGEITMKGNRGHLVRIPVVAMGFK